A stretch of DNA from Oryza brachyantha chromosome 4, ObraRS2, whole genome shotgun sequence:
ACCGCCTCGGTCGCGCGGgagacgccgccgtcgcccccgGCGGCGACCAAGAACGGCGCCAGGTCAACGACGGGGAGCGCGTCGGCGTTCTTGCTGGACATGTGCTCTCTCTTGCCCATCCGTGTTTCGATCTTGGCGCTTAGCGGGAGGAGCGATTGCGATTGTATTTACCTGCAACGCTGCAAATGAAACAGTGTCGAGACCGCTTGAGATGCTACTACCAGtggaattttttggatttttaattaaaaaatcacagaTCTAACTGAGGAAAGTGAACATATAACGATGCTAGGTGAATTTTTACGTCTTGACCCACCATTACATATGGGTTTTatgcaaaaatacaaaattatcgCTCACGTCAACTTTTCGattaaccatatatatataacttatgtAACAATTTAATCATGAGTACTGCCTTCTCTTTTATCCAAGAGATTCGAGGTCGAATCCTCACAATTTTTGCTTATAGAAAAGAGTGGCAACGAGCATTGAGCTAAGATAGTCATGGTTAGATATGTGATTTttcaaaatggaaaaaaatcaattttatgaaattatttaataaataaagttaaaaatccaaaaaaattactacTAGTGAGAGTTAGCAAGGCCGTCGCGGCCTAGGTTGCTACGGCCCGGCCCATTTTGGAAGTCATCCCCACACTCTCGTCTCGGCCCAACCGCCCTGTCCGTCTCGTCGCCTCTCTCGTTGACTGCCTCTCGTCCTCGTCTTCCCCACGGCGAGCGGAGCGACCACCTCCCCTTTTcgctcccccccccccggcgGTTGCTCTCCCCTTTTCGCCGCCggtccctcccctctcgcctCGGGGCACCCAtccgcgcctcctcctcggcttgCAGGTGAGCAACAACCAGCCATCGACGTCTCCCCGTCCTCAATTTATCGTACTTTGGGGAACTGCTGTGTCAGAATTGGTGGTAGTTGGTTTCGGTTTGATGTGATCTGCTCGTTGTGTGTGATCACGTTCCGGGAGCCTTGATTCGTGCCCTTGCTCTGCGCGTATGGATCTAGATCAATTAGGACGGAGGGGGCCACGAGGAGGGTAGACGGCTTCCATTTTTGCTACTAACATAGAGTGGGTTTAGTTTAGTTTGTATTGGCATGGAGGTTAGCTTGGGACAGTGAAGAATCATGCACGTTTTTAGAGTTATTTGTTTGCTTATATAGCGGGCCGCTCGAGTTTGCTATATTTAGTGTTTGTACCGTTGTCCTCCTGTTTccctaattttatttttactaccaTCACCCTTGTACCATGTGTGCAATTTGCTACTGCCTTAGCTTATAGCCATTCTTCATAATTGGTCAATTTGGATCAGGGTGTTTTGCGCTTGGACCAAGGGCAGCTTTTCACAGCACGACTCGGTGGAAATGAATGCACATCCCATAAAATGATTGCTTGATTTGCAGTTCTTGGAGCTGTAGACTATTATTTTGTCCAGTTTCACCACATGTGCTTCTTGTTTGACAGAGGTATTGCTGCTTCCACTTATGTTGTTATTATAAGTTACAATCTGTGAAAGACAGCATATACTCCAACATATAACTTTGTGCAATTAGATTCAAGGATTTCCTTATACAGAAATTCGCGGAGTCAGGCTAAACCTTTTCCACTTCACCCTTGACCCTTCAACTGTTGTGTTAAATTCTCTGAGTTACCTTCCAATGTTTTCTTAGGTGGTTCTGCCATGGTTTTGTGTACATAATCATGCTTACATTAGCTATCACAATTAAATTGTTCTGTTGCTAAATACTTTACATTTAACAGGATTTACTTTGTGCAACCTTCCTGTATGACAATGTTTGATCCTGCTCACAAAACTCAATACATCGATGGGCAAAGAGAAATGTTTAAAAGGTTCATTCGTTTACCTTAAATGCAGTTTTCCTATGTTTTCCCATCTTATACCAATGTTCTCTGGTCACGTCTTATTAGTTATTGTCCTTTCTCCAGTATGAAATGGAAATCCTTTAACTTTGCTCTGTAACAACGAATACTTATGAGTTTGTTTCTTCTATAGTTTTCtctcgattttttttaattgaaacaGTATGGATAAAatctcttatttaaaaaaatttccagaGACATTATTGCCAACTGTTTTATTATGCAGTCCTATatggttattttttcttaggTTGTACAGGTATTTGgctcttttctttcttattaCTTAGGTTTATCTATCAGAGTCTCCTAATTTTGTGTTCCTTGAACAAAAACACCAAATATAGCCTAAGAATTAGCCAGTGCATTTAAGTGCTCCTTTCTGCTAGAATGGTTCAGTTTAAAAGGACAATTTCATGTTTTTATGAAACATTATATGTTTGACAATTATTGTTGTGCATACAGCGTTGTTATTCTTGTTTTGCtgttgtgattattttttaatcatatctGAGTAATTATACAGATTGGATGAGTCGAGTCCTAGGTCATCTGTGCCTTCTGAAGTGGGAGGGAGGAGCAGCCTGAGGTTCAGCATGCCTAGTTTTGGTTATGGTTCATTTAATCCCATAAGATCTTTCTTGTCAGCGCTGAGAAAGGGCTTTGGAAGACTCAAATCACTTACATCTAGTGCTCCTAAGACAACTTTAGCGGAAGACCTTAAATCTTATAAGAAGACTATATTTGATCCTCAGGAAAAATTTCTCTTTCGAATGAATTGGTTTTGCTTCCTATCATGTGTTTTTGCTGTTGCCGTGGATCCACTATTTTTCTTCCTACCCATCATCGACGACAAGTCAAATTGCATTggcatagataaaaaattggcAGTTACATCAACAATAATACGGACAATTCTGGATTTGGTCTATCTCATCCGTGTATTTCTTCAATTCCGCACTGCTTATGTTGCTCCATCTTCTCAAGTGTTTGGAACAGGTGAGCTTGTGATTGATCCAGTGCGAATTGCGATCCGGTACTTAAAGGGTTACTTTGTAATGGACTTCTTTGCGTTGCTACCACTTCCACAGGTACACTCTTTCATTGTTTGCATCACAATTTATAGCATCATATGCATGCCTTTGTCAGATATGATTTCTATTGCTTCACTTTCTTTCATGTCCTGAGCTGTGCCTAGTTCTAAGCATTTTTCCCTGTTTCCTTGAACTATGTTGCTGGTAATCAACAGATTGTTGTTTGGAGATTTCTCCATAGTTTGGATGGTCCAGATGTACTGTCAACAAAAAATGCATTGGTTTGGGTTGTGTTGATTCAATATATTCCAAGGTTGCTAAGGATTTTCCCTGTGACCAAAGATTTGAAAAGGACAGCTGGTGTTTTCATTGAAACTGCTTGGCTTGGTGCTGCTTACTATCTTCTATGGTTTATGTTGGCTGGCCATGTAAGTATTTCCTGTATTCTATTTATGCATCTTCAGCTGTGAGCATCTTCACTTGGAGGGCATTATCGCAAtgatagtttgttttccttcttTTACAATATGATGAGAGCCTGGACTATTAACAGAGTTGATttctttctcaatttttttcagaacTTGTCCTTAGACTTCTAGCATTGCATAGAAGACTTTGAAATTTGTTGCATTTGatagacaaaaaaacaaatgcacCATATAGTCCACTAGTAATTATTTGTACTCTTGAGGTATCAAATAGAATAGTTTTAAAGATTTCGGAGCACTTTAATTTTGTACAACACTCTGAGCACTGCcaatttatttagaaaatctgTATTTTTTCATGCTATCAACTTTAGATACTTTCTGCCTGTCATTATTgccaattttttctaaaagaaatttcAGCATTATTCATTGACATTATCTTGCAGAATGCTGTAGACTATAACGTTTCCTGACATATTACGCCTTTTCATTTATTCTATTTGGTGCAGAATGTTGGTACTCTGTGGTACTTTTTGACCATAGAGCGTGAAGATTCTTGCTGGCGTTCGAACTGTCATATCAATGATGGCTGTGATAGAAGCTACCTTTACTGTAGCGCCAATCATATTGGCAACTATACCAGTTGGCGTGATAACAGCAATGAACTCCTTCAAGCATGCAATGGTACTAGTTCTTTCAAGTTTGGTATATTTGAACAAGCGCTGGTGTCTGGAATACTTGGTCCAGgaaattttatctctaaaatcTGTTATTGCTTTTGGTGGGGACTACAAAGTCTAAGGTAATGGAGAATAATTGGTCTCTCTGATGactattatataagaaatatcTTGTGATGCAGAATCCATTAAATGAGTGATTATGTATGAAATGCAAGAGTTTGATGGCCTTAGTTTGTGTAAAGTGCATTATTCGCCACTTTCTAAAGGAACAAAATATACCAGGATGCTGCTGTTTTGTTCTGCAACATTTCATTTTCTGCATAACGCCGATTCTGACAATTTGGAACTTGAGTATTGTGAGGGAGTTGGGGCTAGTACTATCAATTGACTACTTATTTACCATAATGGAACCAGTGCCACTGAGCACATCAAATGGTTGTGCTCTGCATTGAACGATGAAGTGACATACAGAGAATGAGtagatataattttaatatgatttcaCACAAGCATGAttgttagagataaagatataaACGGTTACAATATGATTTTaacaattcatatatttatctctAATAATGATAGgtgatatgttatttttaaaaagatacaaAGAATGGCATGGTTCCGAGCTAAAATGCTGACCAAGTGTTGTGCAAACCATATTATTACTAATATGGCTGGTAATTTAAAGTTGGTCTATTTGCaatttaatgttttaaaacaaaatttatcaattttaaGGATTGATTCTTTTGGTCACTAAATTTCTACCAATTCAAGCTGCCTAGTAGTAGTATCAGTAGCAGTAGTTGGCAATTTTCCAAGATGGAGGAGGAACATGGCAGACTGCGAGGAAATGATTTTGTGAGTGAGCTTTATCTTTTGGGGGATCTGGGACATTTTTCTCTGGTATCTAAATATGTGTTCTATAGCTAGTCGTTATGTTTGTACTCCCTTAACGCATGACTTAGAACTGGTGGAACACTTTTAGGTTTTATGGAACTTTAATAGACATTTTCCTGTTTTTCCcgtgaaattaattttgtgatatGTAATAATATACTGCAGGAACTGGTGATAAAATTGTACCTCTAAGAATGTGTCAGACTGTCAGTATCTAAACGACCAATATCTGAAACCAAAGTCTTACATGTCTATATGGCTTTATGTCCATATGGTAATATTTATGGTCCATCTATCTTAGTTCTTATAACTTAACTTATGTTTCCATTTTCAATAGTACCCTCGGTCAAGGGCTTCAAACAAGCATATATCCTGGGGAGGTGTTATTCTCTATTGCAATTTGTGTTATTGGGCTAATTCTTTTTGCTCTCCTCATCGGTAACATGCAGGTAGAGTAAAATAGTACtcaaatgctttatttaattcttttcaGCCTTTTTCCTCTGGTTTAttctgaatatttttttcagaccTACCTTCAATCAGTTGCGATACGCCTTGAAGAGATGAGAGTTAAGAAACGTGATGCTGAGCAGTGGATGCATCACCGTTCACTGCCGCCTCAAATAAGAGAGCGAGTTAGAAGATATGAACGCTACAGATGGTTGGAGACCAGAGGAGTAGATGAAGAAAATTTGGTTCAAACTCTTCCAAAAGACCTTCGGAGGGACATAAAACGCCATCTTTGTTTGGGTCTAGTTAAAAGGGTTAGATATGTCTGTCCAGGTATCTTTAAAACTTTCAGCAATTTTGCACTGAGCATTGTCCTTTTTTGCTGGTAGGTACCTTTGTTTGAGAATATGGATGACAGATTGTTGGATGCAATTTGTGAGCGATTAAGGCCTACACTATACACTGAAAAtgaatacattttgagagaaGGCGATCCTGTGGATGAGATGCATTTCATACTCCATGGCTGCTTGGAGAGTGAGACCACTGATGGGGGGCGAAGTGGATTCTTCAACAAGGTCCAGTTAAAGGAGGGCGCTTTCTGCGGTGACGAGCTGCTCACATGGGCATTGGATCCTAAATCTGCTGCTAATTTCCCGGCTTCAACTAGGACAGTGAAAGCTCTTACTGAGGTTGAGGCATTTGCATTGTGTGCCGAGGAGCTGAAATTTGTTGCCAGTCAGTTCAGGAGGCTCCACAGCAGGCAAGTTCAGCACACGTTCCGGTTCTATTCCCAGCACTGGAGGACATGGGCAGCCTGTTTCATCCAAGCAGCATGGCGCCGCTATTACAAGAGGAAGATGGCCGAGCAGCATCGCAAGGAAGAAGAGGCTGCAAACCggcaaagcagcagcagcaaccaccACCCTAGCCTCGCAGCAACCATCTACGCATCTCGCTTTGCAGCTAATGCACTCCGAGGAGTTCATAGGCTCAGAAGCAGGGCCAGCCCTACTATTGTCAGATTGCCGAAGCCCCCAGAACCAGACTTTGCCGTCGATGAAGCTGACTAACCACAACAATGGCACTAAGTGTCTGTAGTATAAGCTGTGGATCGGAAGGATCATGTAGATCATGTACAAAATTCAAATGCAGCCAGCACGGAGTTTTGCTTGTGAAAACCCTGTAAGTTTGTAACCACGGCCGTGAGCCTTAGCTGAATACAGTGTACTTGTAGTCTGGTACTGCTAAATCAGATTTATAGCCTACAGAAAATATGCAGAGGTGAATCCTTTTCTTGTGTTTGTGTTCAGCCTGGGCTTTCTGCTTCCAATGTGTTTGCCTTTCGATTTCTTCCTCTCATTTCGTCTATGGATAGTGGATGCTACgaaaattttcatgttttcttccttttcctaTCTGAAACCAAATCTGTCATGTTTTCATGAACTAAACTCCCGTTTTTAAGCGAATTTTGACGATATCATGGAGTGAAAGCCTGAAACGCCCGGTTTTACGCCATTTTGTTCGAGATCGTGGATAAGTCGAGCCGGGGTGAAGAAGACATGAAAGACAAGAGGTTTAGGGAAGGAGTGCTGCCcgcacgcgcgggcgcggcgctcTCCACCATCTCCGCGAGATGATTTCcctcgtgcgccgccgccgcctcgccctcccgTTCTCCACCCTCCACACGGCAgtccccgccgcggcggacccgccgccttctcctctCGACGCCACGGCGGTGCTCGAGACGCTCTCCCTCTACTCCAACGACTGGCGCCGCGCGCTGGAGTTCTTCCAGTGGTCAGCCTCCCCCGCGGGCGCTAGCGTGCCACCGACCCCGGCCACCGTCGCTCGTGTGGTTGACATCCTCGGGAAGCACTTCGAGTTCCCGCTCGCCACTTCCCTCCTCGTCTCCCACCACGACCCGGCGCGCGGAGAcccctccttcctccgccccgccctgcGCTCCCTCCTcaaccgcctcgccgccgccaacctcATCGACGACGCTGTCCGCGCGTTCGATTCCACCGCTGATTCCATCGGCTTGCGGGACGAGGCCTCCTTCCACGCCCTCGTCGACGCGCTCTGTGACCACCGCCGCGTCGACGAGGCCCATCACCTATGCCTAGGCAAGGAGCAGCCGCCGTTCTCACCAGTAACGAAGACCTACAACTTGCTTCTCCGGGGTTGGGCTAAGACCCGCGCCTGGGCGCGTCTCCGCCATCTCTGGTTCGACATGGATAGCCGCGGTGTTGCCAAGGACCTCCACTCATATTCCATCTACATGGATGCCCTTGCTAAGTCAGGCAAACCGTGGAAGGCCATCAAGGTGTTCAAGGAGATGAAGCAGAAAGGCATGACGATCGATGTTGTTGCATATAATACTGCAATCCACGCAGTTGGGTTCGCACAGGGAGTTGATTTCGCCATTCGGTTGTACAGGCAGATGGTCGATGCTGGTTGCAAGCCAAATGTTTCCACTTTTAATACGATTGTTAAACTATTGTGCAAGGAAGGAAGATTCAAGGAAGGGTATGCATTTGTTCAGAATATGCACAGGTCTGGGATTGAGCCTAATGTGCTCACTTACCATTGCTTCTTCCAGTATTTGAGCCGCCCTCAGGAGGTCCTCAGACTGTTTGAGAAAATGTTCGAGAGGGGTTGCCGGCCAAGGATGGACACATATGTGATGCTAATCAAGAGATTTGGGCGGTGGGGGTTCCTTCGACCGGTGTTTATTGTGTGGAAAGCAATGGAAGAGCAAGGACTCAGCCCAGATGCATTTGCTTACAATGCCCTTATTGATGCATTGCTGCAGAAGGGAATGGTGGACTTAGCTAGAAAGTATGATGAAGAGATGCTTGCAAAGGGACTTTCACCCAAACCAAGGAAGGAGTTGGGGACTAAGCTGCCAGGAGCAGAGTCTGACAGTGATAATGCATTGGGTGGTGTACTTTGAATACTGAAAGCTAGACATGAAGAGTGGTATTATCATTTCTGTTTACTGCTAGACTAATGTAGGCTGATTTCAACAATGATAAGATGATTCCCATTCTTCCTAAAGATTAGCTGTGTTATGTTCAAAACTTGAAAGAGAGAGATTTTGTGTACATGGGCTTAAACATTGGAGTAACTGATAAAATGGATAGTGTTGCATTTACTGTCAACTATTGCACAAGTGTTCACAGAGATAACATGTGAAAGAGGAAGCTCTACACCCTGATATTCTTCCAGACAGTGTGCATTGTTGTCTTTCTGCAAAAGCATTCATGGACATGGACACATGGTCATATACTCATATGTGCAAGAATTATGATGGTATCCTCACTAATGGGATGATTTCTCTGTTGCCCAAGTTGAGGATAGAGATAGACCTGGGAAGTGGGCACTAGGATGAATTCTGAGCTATTGCTACTCACAGTTATCATATGATTATTCTGGCCAATTTATATGATGACATGCTGATGTTTCTCAAGGTAGAGAACCTTGTCTCAGGGACAATCAATAAAAAGAATTACGTTGAACTGAAATGAAATCAGTGGCAGTGGTAGCTCTCATCTTTGCAGTTTCCACTTGGTTGCTATCtgagaaaaaagaatgataTTAAGGACATCTGATGTCATGAGTCATAACTATAGGTTAGAACAGTAGCATCTCTTGCATATAAGATCTATGATTTATTCATACAAATTGCAGGTAAACAACGGATACAATACTGAAGTCTTCTTGATTGTTGATTCCAGTACTATCCTATGCAAGAACTGTTGTGACATCATGAATAGTATATTGAGTTATTATTCACTCGATGATCTTTCTACTGGCCCTTGATATGGTAGAGCTTGAATTTGTGCCAGCTTGAAACAGAACTTAAAAGTGAAAACTCTTTATTCCTCTGCAGTTTCTCTGTTACTCTATGTCCAGCTAGGAAAATTTACATGAAGAAGGATTCCCGTGTTGCTTGTTTGCCTGTTGCAACATTTGGAACAATTTAACCTAAATATTCCAGGTGATTCTCGAAATCTCCCAACCACCCCAATTATATTTGTGATATGCATTGCACTGTGAACTCTTCACTTCTGTAAATGTTCAAAAGCTTAAAATTCTCTGTAGCAACCAATTCTTCCCCTTGCTTCTAGTTTTCTGATGGGCTAAGTTACAGCAAAGTGTGTCGAACCCACAAAGTATCTTGTGGATTCTCTCAAGGAAGTTTTGTGCCGAGTCCTATGTTTGCTTTAGAACCAACTTCAGACTTGGTTGGGCTAGGCAATAATCTGCTGGCAAATCAGGTAAAGCTAGTTGTTAGCAGGTACAGGTCTTAGCGGTTGCTCCTGGCTCCTGGGATTTATCTTAGTACAGGCGGGTGTCATCTGGTGCCATTAGCTAACGAACAGTTCAATGTGATATATTCGATATTCTACTCAGTGCACTGAATTACAacataataaaacaaagaagGGAGAAAACTAGATCGAGACAATCTCAACATCAATGAAAAACCAAATGCAAAGGAGAAATGTCTTAAACTCCCATTTAGGAACTACCTTTTAAATATCAAAGTTATGAGTTGAACACCATTCGTTTGAACCGTCTGGAAGCTCATCACCATTTCTATCATTTTCAGAGATTCAGCACCTGAATGACGTTGATTTTTTGTGTAAcaatctttttttctaaaattggGCGACTTTTCAAGTGCAGGGAGCATAAGAAAGCAGGCGCTTGAGGAGTGACATCAACAGATCTACGGACAGTGGAAAGATCATGACTTTGCTAGGAGGATACTGGACACTGATAATTAATTCTTGGTGCTGCAGCTTCCGAAGTTGATGGGCTTTACAATCTATAGCTTGGTTTTCAAGCTGCATGGAGGATTCACGAATAGTTCAGGAGCAATGAAGCTACAGCCTGCAAGAGAAGATGCATACTACCAGTGCCCATACTTCCCCTAGCTTCAGTATCCTTTTGTCGTTTGTAGTCTGTACCTTCTGCTGGGGCTTTATCATGGCAACGGGATGTTCCAGTCTTTAGCTGCCGAAAACCTGTCAGTTGGAGCCAGGTGCTCACCTGCCCTTAATGGCTTAATACCTCTGCTTTGTGCAGCAACTCTCAACTGTGACACCAATACCTGTCTTCTGTTCCCATAGCAACCGGGTCCGGGTATACACCTTCTAATCGAACAGAGAATGATCTGTGTATATGATCATTAATGCTTGCCCAGAGCCCCCAGACACAGGAGTGGCAGCTACAAATGTAAGACCATGCTTGCTGCTGCAACATTGATCTCTCTCATAATGTGAAAGAAGCAAGTAGGCCTGACGATATATCAACCATGTGACCCGTTTCCTGAACTGGTCCAGGCTAGCTACATACGTCGCCGGTGTTGGTATCCGTCTGGTAGCCGACAGCCTCACCAGAATGGCCTTCTGCCGCCTCCCACGGCCACCGGCGGTCGGTGGCTTTTCGCCTTTTCCACCGGTGCGCCGCGCCCACTGACGCGCAGCGTACTCCGGCCCGCCGGCAGCTACGACACACGTTCCCTACCTGTCTCCGTCGCCGTACCACGGCCTTGCGAATTGCACGACAATACGAGACGGATCGCTCTGTGCGTACGTGCCACGCGCCGcggcatcgatcgatcgccagGCGACCAAGAGGGAGAGGCGTCCGCCGCGCGGCAAGGAAGGAGCAGCGCAGTAATGGCGCCACGGCGAGGGGCGGGGACATGTCCGCGACAGAGCGAGAccccccggccgccgcccgctgacGATGGCGAAACCGCCGCGCGTGCTAGTGATGCCGTGCGGCGCGACAGGgcggcgtgcgcgcgcgcaaGCAAAGCGCTCGGCGGGGATGGACGACTGGATCGACCGACGACGCTCACGGCTCACCCGAGATGCCCACCCCGCGCCGCTCGACCGTCCGTCGGCAAGGTCACACCAATCCACCAACTGAGAACGCGCGTAGCATCGCCGCGGTGAACGACGAACGGGCAGTGCCAACGTGACACTGGCTTTGCAAAGTTGCACTAGATGCATCCGCAGCTTTTGTTCGTCGACGTCAGCTACGGTTATTCCCGGGCATAAGCCgggcaatgcatgcatgctgccaTATTCAGGCATGCAACCGGCCGGGAAAGTCCGCGTCCACAGACACCCAGCGGCGTCCGGCGTGGCCCTACCTACATACGCGTCCCTCGACATGACTCGTAACGCCGGCGGGCCAAGCAGTACGCGATGGTGGCGACGCTGCCGGCCCGGCGTCTGGGCCGCCCGTCGAAAGGGGCGTCTCCGGCATCTAGGTAGAGCTCTAGCGAGCGGAGGGTACAGCTGGGATAGCCGTCCGGCACCGCCCGGCAAGCCGGGGCCATGGGTCGCCAGCGACAGCGCCGCGAGCTCCGTGCATCCTTCGCCGCGAGCTTTTCGTTGCCCGTACGCATCGCGGCACGTCGGCGCGTGGCTTCGTATGCTGGGGAGCGTAGTAGGACGGTCCCGTGGTTTTGCCACGTTGTGATCGTATAACAGTGCGCCGTGTCTTCCATCCGCGATCGGCTCGATCGACATGATCATGAGACGAAGGTGACGTGTCATCCGTACGCGCCGGGCCAGAAACGAACACTTGGG
This window harbors:
- the LOC102705429 gene encoding probable cyclic nucleotide-gated ion channel 5; protein product: MTMFDPAHKTQYIDGQREMFKRLDESSPRSSVPSEVGGRSSLRFSMPSFGYGSFNPIRSFLSALRKGFGRLKSLTSSAPKTTLAEDLKSYKKTIFDPQEKFLFRMNWFCFLSCVFAVAVDPLFFFLPIIDDKSNCIGIDKKLAVTSTIIRTILDLVYLIRVFLQFRTAYVAPSSQVFGTGELVIDPVRIAIRYLKGYFVMDFFALLPLPQIVVWRFLHSLDGPDVLSTKNALVWVVLIQYIPRLLRIFPVTKDLKRTAGVFIETAWLGAAYYLLWFMLAGHNVGTLWYFLTIEREDSCWRSNCHINDGCDRSYLYCSANHIGNYTSWRDNSNELLQACNGTSSFKFGIFEQALVSGILGPGNFISKICYCFWWGLQSLSTLGQGLQTSIYPGEVLFSIAICVIGLILFALLIGNMQTYLQSVAIRLEEMRVKKRDAEQWMHHRSLPPQIRERVRRYERYRWLETRGVDEENLVQTLPKDLRRDIKRHLCLGLVKRVPLFENMDDRLLDAICERLRPTLYTENEYILREGDPVDEMHFILHGCLESETTDGGRSGFFNKVQLKEGAFCGDELLTWALDPKSAANFPASTRTVKALTEVEAFALCAEELKFVASQFRRLHSRQVQHTFRFYSQHWRTWAACFIQAAWRRYYKRKMAEQHRKEEEAANRQSSSSNHHPSLAATIYASRFAANALRGVHRLRSRASPTIVRLPKPPEPDFAVDEAD
- the LOC102705714 gene encoding pentatricopeptide repeat-containing protein At1g80550, mitochondrial — protein: MISLVRRRRLALPFSTLHTAVPAAADPPPSPLDATAVLETLSLYSNDWRRALEFFQWSASPAGASVPPTPATVARVVDILGKHFEFPLATSLLVSHHDPARGDPSFLRPALRSLLNRLAAANLIDDAVRAFDSTADSIGLRDEASFHALVDALCDHRRVDEAHHLCLGKEQPPFSPVTKTYNLLLRGWAKTRAWARLRHLWFDMDSRGVAKDLHSYSIYMDALAKSGKPWKAIKVFKEMKQKGMTIDVVAYNTAIHAVGFAQGVDFAIRLYRQMVDAGCKPNVSTFNTIVKLLCKEGRFKEGYAFVQNMHRSGIEPNVLTYHCFFQYLSRPQEVLRLFEKMFERGCRPRMDTYVMLIKRFGRWGFLRPVFIVWKAMEEQGLSPDAFAYNALIDALLQKGMVDLARKYDEEMLAKGLSPKPRKELGTKLPGAESDSDNALGGVL